The proteins below are encoded in one region of Casimicrobium huifangae:
- a CDS encoding UxaA family hydrolase, giving the protein MLSAAQLTIRLHPNDDVVIARVQLISGTELRSEGVTVRGMVPPGHKVATKAIAQGAPVRRYNQIIGFASKPIAAGEHVHVNNLAMGDFERDYAFGVDVRPVAAASPQATFMGIKRADGRVATRNYIGLLSTVNCSATVCKLIADHFRPGPNSPLNAFPNVDGVVAITHSVGCGMDVHGEGMTLLRRTLAGYARHANFHSALVIGLGCEANQISSFKAAEGLDDGPKLHSYNLQDVGGTGKAVAKGIELVNELLIDANKVQREPVPASHITIGLQCGGSDGYSGISANPALGAAVDLLVAHGGTAILSETPEIYGAEHLLTRRALSREVGEKLVARIKWWEEYTARLKGEMNNNPSPGNKAGGLTTILEKSLGAVAKGGTTPLVDVYEYAQAVDKHGFVYMDTPGYDPVSATGQVAGGANLICFTTGRGSAYGCKPSPSLKLATNNALWTRQEEDIDINCGDIVDSGVAITDKGREIFEMILATASGQASKSERWGYGADEFVPWYIGAVM; this is encoded by the coding sequence ATGCTGTCTGCTGCCCAACTCACCATTCGCCTGCACCCCAACGACGACGTCGTCATTGCGCGTGTGCAACTCATCTCCGGCACCGAGCTGCGTAGCGAGGGTGTCACCGTCCGCGGCATGGTGCCACCCGGACACAAGGTGGCTACCAAAGCCATCGCACAGGGTGCGCCGGTGCGCCGCTACAACCAGATCATCGGTTTTGCCAGCAAACCAATCGCAGCGGGCGAGCATGTGCACGTGAACAATCTGGCGATGGGCGATTTCGAGCGCGACTACGCCTTTGGCGTCGATGTGCGCCCGGTCGCGGCCGCTTCGCCGCAGGCAACCTTCATGGGCATCAAGCGCGCCGATGGCCGCGTGGCCACACGCAATTACATCGGCTTGCTGTCCACGGTGAACTGCTCGGCCACGGTGTGCAAGCTGATCGCCGATCACTTCCGGCCCGGACCGAATTCGCCACTGAATGCATTTCCGAATGTAGATGGCGTCGTGGCGATTACGCATTCGGTCGGCTGCGGCATGGATGTGCATGGTGAAGGCATGACGCTGTTGCGCCGTACGCTGGCGGGTTACGCCCGGCACGCCAACTTCCATTCGGCATTGGTGATCGGCCTTGGCTGCGAGGCGAATCAGATTTCGAGCTTCAAGGCAGCAGAGGGGCTCGACGACGGCCCCAAGCTGCACAGCTACAACCTGCAGGACGTCGGCGGCACCGGCAAGGCAGTGGCGAAGGGTATCGAGTTGGTCAACGAACTGCTGATCGATGCCAACAAGGTGCAGCGTGAACCCGTCCCCGCTTCGCACATCACCATCGGCCTGCAATGTGGCGGCAGCGATGGCTACAGCGGCATCAGCGCCAATCCGGCGCTGGGCGCGGCGGTCGATCTGCTCGTCGCGCACGGTGGTACGGCGATCCTCTCGGAAACACCAGAGATATACGGCGCCGAGCATCTGCTGACGCGCCGCGCTTTGTCGCGCGAAGTGGGCGAAAAGCTGGTTGCCCGCATCAAGTGGTGGGAGGAATACACCGCGCGGTTGAAGGGCGAAATGAACAATAACCCGAGCCCTGGCAACAAGGCGGGTGGACTCACCACCATCCTCGAAAAGTCGCTGGGCGCGGTCGCCAAGGGCGGCACCACGCCGCTGGTGGATGTCTACGAATATGCCCAGGCTGTAGACAAACATGGCTTCGTCTACATGGACACGCCGGGGTACGATCCGGTCAGCGCGACGGGCCAGGTCGCAGGCGGCGCCAATCTCATTTGCTTCACCACCGGTCGCGGCTCAGCCTATGGGTGCAAGCCGTCCCCTTCGCTCAAACTCGCCACCAACAACGCGCTGTGGACGCGACAGGAAGAAGATATCGACATCAACTGTGGCGACATTGTCGACAGCGGTGTGGCGATCACAGACAAGGGCCGCGAAATTTTCGAGATGATCCTCGCCACGGCGTCGGGCCAGGCGAGCAAGAGCGAACGCTGGGGCTACGGTGCCGATGAATTTGTGCCCTGGTATATCGGCGCGGTGATGTAG
- a CDS encoding SDR family oxidoreductase, with amino-acid sequence MGDRLKGKVALVTAAGQGIGRASAIAMAKEGATVYATDVNLKLLESLTGQPGIVTQKLDVLDDLQIKFTIEGLPPLNILFNCAGFVHQGTIMETHDEDWDFSFNLNVRAPFKVIQAALPRMVANGGGSIINMASVCGSIKGLPNRFVYGTTKAAVIGMTKSVAADYVKGGIRCNAVCPGTVDTPSLHDRMAALGDIDEARKMFVSRQPMGRLAKAEEIAPLVVFLASDESAFATGNAYMIDGGITI; translated from the coding sequence ATGGGCGATCGTTTGAAGGGGAAGGTGGCGCTGGTCACCGCCGCCGGACAAGGCATTGGGCGGGCGTCCGCCATCGCAATGGCAAAAGAAGGGGCGACCGTCTACGCCACCGATGTCAACCTCAAGCTGCTGGAATCACTGACCGGCCAGCCCGGCATCGTGACGCAAAAGCTCGATGTGCTGGACGACTTGCAGATCAAGTTCACCATTGAGGGCCTGCCGCCGCTCAATATCCTGTTCAACTGCGCCGGCTTCGTGCATCAGGGCACGATCATGGAGACGCACGACGAAGACTGGGATTTCTCGTTCAACCTCAATGTGCGCGCCCCGTTCAAGGTGATCCAGGCGGCGCTGCCGCGCATGGTGGCCAACGGCGGCGGCTCCATCATCAACATGGCAAGCGTCTGCGGCAGCATCAAGGGCCTGCCAAACCGCTTTGTCTATGGCACCACCAAGGCGGCAGTGATCGGCATGACCAAGAGCGTGGCGGCGGACTACGTCAAAGGCGGCATCCGCTGCAACGCTGTCTGCCCAGGCACCGTGGATACGCCATCGCTACACGACCGTATGGCAGCGCTCGGCGACATCGACGAGGCACGCAAGATGTTTGTGTCCCGGCAGCCGATGGGTCGTCTGGCGAAGGCGGAAGAGATCGCCCCGCTGGTCGTCTTCCTCGCGTCCGACGAATCGGCCTTCGCGACAGGCAATGCGTACATGATTGACGGCGGAATTACGATTTGA
- a CDS encoding fumarylacetoacetate hydrolase family protein, giving the protein MKLVRYGKAGQEKPGIIDTDGNVRSVVDLINDWDGEHLTAKVLAKIAKINPAKLPLVKPKTRLGPPIARPAKFVAIGLNFADHAAESNLPIPKEPVVFNKWTSCIQGPNDDVMLPKGSVKTDWEVELGVVIGTRARSVSKKDALNHVVGYCLVNDVSEREWQIERGMTWDKGKGFDTFGPIGPWLVTADEVGNPQKLGMWLDVNGVRQQTGNTKTMIFDIATIVSYCSTLMTLEPGDIITTGTPPGVGMGKKPNPVFLKPGDVITLGIDKLGEAKQTVVKFSPPKA; this is encoded by the coding sequence ATGAAACTTGTTCGATACGGAAAAGCAGGGCAGGAAAAGCCCGGCATCATCGACACTGACGGCAACGTCCGTTCCGTTGTCGACCTCATCAACGACTGGGATGGCGAGCACCTGACTGCCAAGGTGCTGGCCAAGATCGCGAAGATCAATCCGGCCAAGTTGCCGCTGGTGAAACCGAAAACGCGCCTTGGGCCGCCGATTGCGCGGCCAGCCAAGTTCGTCGCCATCGGCCTCAACTTCGCCGACCACGCCGCCGAGTCGAACCTGCCGATCCCTAAAGAGCCGGTGGTGTTCAATAAGTGGACGAGCTGCATTCAGGGCCCGAACGACGACGTGATGCTGCCCAAGGGTTCGGTCAAGACCGACTGGGAAGTCGAGCTTGGCGTGGTGATCGGCACCCGCGCCCGCAGTGTCAGCAAGAAGGACGCGCTCAATCACGTGGTCGGCTATTGCCTGGTGAATGACGTCTCCGAACGCGAATGGCAGATTGAGCGCGGCATGACCTGGGACAAGGGCAAGGGCTTCGACACCTTCGGTCCGATCGGCCCGTGGCTGGTCACCGCCGACGAGGTCGGCAACCCGCAAAAGCTCGGCATGTGGCTCGACGTCAATGGTGTGCGCCAGCAGACCGGCAACACCAAGACCATGATCTTCGATATCGCCACTATCGTGTCGTACTGCTCGACGCTGATGACGCTGGAGCCGGGTGACATCATCACCACTGGCACGCCACCGGGCGTCGGCATGGGCAAAAAGCCGAACCCGGTGTTCCTGAAGCCCGGCGACGTCATCACGCTTGGCATCGACAAGCTTGGCGAGGCGAAGCAGACCGTCGTCAAGTTCTCGCCACCCAAGGCTTAG
- a CDS encoding tetratricopeptide repeat protein, producing MNDTLRQAVQLHQAGCPADALPLYAQVLADEPDHPAALYYGGVAAWTAGQLELAHERLDRVIAISPQPVADAHYHRALVLAALGRDADAVADYQAALRLKPGFAAAQNNLGVLLRRAGELAAADASFAAALQIDPAHVDARYNRALTAFQRGDLALAQTLLRECIKRAPDHDGARATLVDVLTDLGERAEALTLARASVKRLPTSPPLCNALGQAEEAAGNADAARAAYRNGLQADPGNATLTMNLALLENESANPVAAQGVYAAALAVRDHGGLRFRRATQLPVIPESEAQIDEARASFVANLQRLRESGVRLDDPLNDFGDTPFYLSYHGRDDDRALLGELAQTLRAAAPSLAFVAPHLDQARRSGRPRVGVCSQFLYNHSVGRALHAVIAALAKADIDLHLFQIPPLINDSLAQKISQGATLHRLPFDLAVAREHIAATGLDLLIYPEIGMEALTYYLAHARLARVQWNTLGHPCTSGLPAIDTYVSYAALEPVGNERFYSESLLRLPGLPFPDYPAEPLPARLRDRTALGFGGGGPLLICPQSLFKLMPQFDATLRQVLDECPEATLLLPEAANAGQTAAIQRRFAQSLGAASGRVKFFGRRSRAEFTELIAACDVLLDPFPVGGGISTWDALAAGTPIVTLPGTAMRSRFASAALARAGLTATVAADAAHYSALAVQMAQDREARDSWRMQMVTAAGEIHRDSTAVAEWVAAVLAATNTASA from the coding sequence ATGAACGATACCCTTCGTCAGGCAGTGCAGTTGCATCAGGCAGGCTGCCCTGCCGATGCCTTGCCGCTCTACGCGCAGGTGCTGGCGGATGAGCCGGATCATCCGGCGGCGCTGTATTACGGCGGAGTCGCCGCGTGGACGGCGGGGCAGCTCGAGCTTGCACATGAGCGCCTCGACCGCGTGATCGCCATCTCGCCGCAGCCGGTTGCCGACGCCCACTACCATCGCGCGCTGGTGCTTGCCGCGCTTGGCCGCGACGCTGATGCCGTTGCTGACTACCAGGCAGCGCTGCGCCTTAAACCCGGATTCGCCGCCGCGCAGAACAACCTCGGCGTGTTGCTGCGGCGAGCCGGCGAGCTGGCAGCGGCCGACGCGTCGTTCGCCGCCGCCTTGCAGATCGATCCCGCGCATGTGGATGCCCGCTACAACCGCGCGCTGACGGCGTTCCAGCGCGGTGACCTGGCGCTCGCGCAGACGCTGCTGCGCGAGTGCATCAAGCGCGCGCCAGACCACGATGGTGCGCGTGCAACCTTGGTTGATGTACTCACCGATCTGGGCGAGCGCGCCGAGGCGCTGACGTTGGCGCGCGCAAGTGTCAAACGGTTGCCGACCTCGCCGCCGCTATGCAATGCCCTGGGGCAAGCGGAAGAAGCAGCAGGCAATGCCGATGCGGCGCGCGCCGCGTATCGCAATGGCCTGCAGGCCGACCCTGGTAACGCAACGCTGACCATGAATCTCGCGCTGCTCGAAAACGAGAGCGCCAACCCGGTTGCGGCGCAGGGTGTCTACGCGGCTGCGCTAGCCGTGCGCGACCACGGTGGCCTGCGTTTCCGCCGTGCCACGCAGTTGCCGGTGATTCCCGAGTCGGAAGCGCAGATCGACGAAGCGCGGGCGAGCTTCGTGGCCAATTTGCAGCGATTGCGCGAGAGCGGCGTCCGACTCGACGATCCACTCAACGACTTCGGCGACACGCCGTTCTACCTCTCGTATCATGGTCGCGATGATGACCGCGCACTGCTGGGCGAGCTGGCGCAGACGTTACGGGCGGCGGCACCGTCGCTCGCCTTCGTCGCACCGCATCTCGATCAGGCAAGGCGGAGTGGCAGGCCGCGCGTTGGCGTCTGTTCGCAGTTTCTCTACAACCACAGCGTTGGCCGCGCCCTGCACGCCGTGATCGCGGCGCTCGCGAAAGCCGATATTGATCTGCACCTTTTCCAGATCCCGCCGCTGATCAATGACTCACTGGCGCAAAAAATCTCGCAAGGCGCCACGTTGCACCGCCTGCCGTTCGATCTCGCCGTCGCCCGTGAGCACATCGCCGCCACCGGGCTGGACTTGCTGATCTATCCCGAGATCGGGATGGAGGCGCTCACTTACTACCTCGCGCACGCCCGGCTCGCACGCGTGCAGTGGAACACGCTCGGGCACCCCTGCACCAGTGGCCTGCCGGCGATTGACACCTACGTCAGTTACGCCGCGCTTGAGCCCGTGGGCAACGAACGCTTCTATTCGGAATCTCTGCTTCGTCTGCCCGGCCTGCCGTTCCCCGACTATCCGGCGGAGCCTTTGCCCGCACGGCTGCGTGACCGCACGGCCCTCGGATTTGGTGGTGGCGGGCCGTTGCTGATCTGTCCGCAATCGCTGTTCAAGCTGATGCCGCAGTTTGATGCGACGCTGCGCCAGGTGCTCGACGAATGCCCGGAAGCCACACTGTTGCTGCCCGAAGCCGCCAACGCGGGCCAGACAGCTGCCATCCAGCGTCGTTTTGCGCAGTCGCTCGGCGCGGCGAGCGGTCGGGTGAAGTTTTTTGGTCGCCGCTCACGCGCCGAATTCACCGAGTTGATCGCCGCCTGCGACGTGCTGCTGGATCCGTTCCCGGTGGGTGGCGGTATCTCTACCTGGGACGCACTGGCAGCGGGTACACCGATCGTGACGCTGCCGGGGACGGCAATGCGGAGCCGTTTCGCCTCAGCCGCACTTGCACGCGCGGGGCTCACCGCAACCGTGGCGGCGGACGCGGCCCACTATTCTGCGCTCGCGGTACAAATGGCCCAGGATCGCGAAGCGCGTGACAGCTGGCGCATGCAGATGGTCACCGCAGCGGGTGAAATTCACCGCGATTCGACAGCCGTTGCCGAATGGGTCGCGGCAGTGCTCGCCGCAACGAACACTGCCAGCGCCTGA
- the mgtE gene encoding magnesium transporter produces MPEALEKESPVASSASVDDALSEALADVVLLVRQYRLLSGFAESLADTLDNPSQNPIVQGVLANLRSTLDGLHPADVAHILEALPLDERLFVWDLVKAEREGDILVETSDAVRESLIASMDAPELVAAAATLDTDELAELAPDLPREVVEAVKKSLDPEEREQLRQAMSYEEDMVGALMDFEMVDVRPDVTLEVVMRYLRRFDELPANTDQVFVVDREDKLLGVLPTNVILVTDEDRLVSEVMTEPKIRFEPTDHADSAAAAFERYDLVSAPVVDAHGVLVGRVTVAEVLDFVRESAEEDLRAQAGLREEEDIFASVWKSVQNRWQWLALNLLTAFVASRATDLFQGSIAKLAVLAVLQTIVAGIGGNSGNQTLTMIARAIALGQVGTEHFRRLVNKEMAVAGINGLIFGGAIGLVIGLMEQNLLLGFVLTLAMTLNLLLAAVMGVVIPMWRYRRGQDPAAGSSVLLTAVTDTGGFFIFLGLATLILLR; encoded by the coding sequence ATGCCTGAAGCTCTCGAAAAAGAGTCGCCTGTTGCAAGCAGCGCGAGCGTGGATGATGCGCTCTCTGAAGCCCTAGCCGACGTTGTCCTGCTGGTCCGGCAGTATCGGCTGCTGTCCGGTTTTGCCGAGAGCCTGGCCGATACCCTCGACAACCCGTCGCAGAACCCGATCGTGCAGGGCGTGCTCGCCAATTTGCGGTCGACGCTGGACGGCCTGCATCCCGCCGACGTCGCCCACATCCTTGAGGCACTGCCGCTTGATGAGCGCCTGTTCGTCTGGGATCTGGTCAAGGCGGAGCGTGAAGGCGACATCCTGGTCGAAACCTCGGACGCCGTGCGCGAGAGCCTCATCGCCAGCATGGACGCGCCCGAGCTGGTCGCTGCAGCGGCCACACTCGACACCGACGAGCTGGCCGAGCTGGCGCCCGATCTGCCGCGTGAGGTGGTGGAAGCAGTCAAGAAGTCGCTCGACCCGGAGGAGCGCGAGCAACTAAGGCAGGCGATGTCCTACGAGGAGGACATGGTCGGCGCGCTGATGGATTTCGAGATGGTCGACGTGCGGCCGGACGTCACCCTGGAAGTGGTGATGCGCTACCTGCGCCGCTTTGACGAACTGCCCGCCAACACCGATCAGGTGTTCGTTGTCGATCGCGAGGACAAGCTGCTCGGCGTGCTGCCCACCAACGTGATTCTCGTTACCGACGAAGACCGGCTGGTCAGCGAGGTGATGACCGAGCCGAAAATCCGCTTCGAGCCGACCGATCATGCCGATTCCGCCGCAGCAGCGTTCGAGCGCTATGACCTTGTCTCGGCGCCAGTGGTGGACGCACACGGCGTGCTGGTGGGCCGCGTCACCGTCGCCGAAGTGCTCGACTTCGTGCGCGAAAGCGCCGAGGAAGACTTGCGTGCCCAGGCCGGCTTGCGTGAGGAAGAGGACATTTTCGCCAGCGTCTGGAAAAGCGTGCAGAACCGCTGGCAGTGGCTGGCGCTGAATCTGCTGACGGCGTTTGTCGCTTCGCGGGCGACCGATCTGTTCCAGGGCTCGATCGCCAAGCTGGCGGTGCTGGCGGTGCTGCAGACCATCGTCGCCGGCATCGGTGGCAATTCCGGCAACCAGACGCTGACCATGATCGCGCGTGCCATCGCGCTCGGACAGGTGGGTACCGAACACTTCCGCCGCCTGGTCAACAAGGAAATGGCCGTGGCTGGCATCAATGGCTTGATCTTTGGCGGCGCGATTGGTCTCGTCATCGGCCTGATGGAGCAGAACCTGCTGCTCGGCTTCGTGCTGACGCTGGCGATGACGCTCAACCTGCTGCTGGCGGCGGTGATGGGCGTGGTGATTCCGATGTGGCGTTACCGTCGCGGCCAGGATCCGGCGGCGGGCTCCAGCGTGCTGCTGACGGCAGTGACTGACACCGGCGGCTTCTTCATTTTTCTCGGGCTGGCCACGCTGATTTTGTTGCGTTGA
- the mtgA gene encoding monofunctional biosynthetic peptidoglycan transglycosylase produces the protein MAALRTLIRMIAAACIGMALLFIAVQGWFALLVWWYADHAPRETAFMAYRMGELHDKKPDATLRYQWVPYEKISRNLKRALIAAEDSKFVEHEGFDWDGIQLALEKNRSKGRTVAGGSTITQQLAKNLFLSPEKSYLRKGQEAIITLMLENMLDKERILELYLNVIEWGNGVFGAEAAARRYYGVSAAQLSAEQAARLAAMAPNPRFYERNLGAPGLRKKTGIILARMPQVELPD, from the coding sequence ATGGCGGCATTGCGAACCCTGATCCGCATGATCGCAGCGGCCTGCATCGGCATGGCGCTGCTGTTCATCGCCGTGCAAGGCTGGTTCGCACTGCTGGTCTGGTGGTATGCCGATCACGCGCCGCGCGAGACGGCGTTCATGGCCTATCGCATGGGCGAACTGCATGACAAAAAGCCCGACGCGACGTTGCGTTACCAGTGGGTCCCGTACGAAAAGATTTCCCGCAATCTGAAGCGCGCGCTGATCGCCGCCGAAGACTCGAAGTTTGTGGAGCATGAGGGCTTCGATTGGGACGGCATCCAGCTTGCGCTGGAGAAGAACCGCAGCAAGGGCCGTACCGTTGCCGGCGGCTCCACCATTACCCAGCAGCTAGCCAAAAATCTGTTCCTGTCGCCGGAGAAAAGTTATCTGCGCAAGGGGCAGGAAGCGATCATCACGCTGATGCTGGAAAACATGCTCGACAAGGAGCGCATCCTGGAGCTTTACCTCAACGTGATCGAATGGGGCAATGGTGTCTTCGGCGCCGAGGCCGCCGCGCGGCGCTATTACGGCGTCTCCGCCGCGCAGCTGTCGGCCGAGCAGGCTGCCAGGCTCGCTGCGATGGCCCCGAATCCGCGCTTCTACGAGCGCAACCTTGGCGCGCCGGGCCTGCGCAAAAAGACCGGCATCATCCTCGCACGGATGCCGCAAGTCGAGTTGCCGGACTGA
- the aroE gene encoding shikimate dehydrogenase, whose protein sequence is MTTTLPASGRYAVFGNPIAHSKSPRIHAMFAASVGQQIDYVARLCPLGEFAADLERFRNEGGVGANVTVPFKLDAFAVAREASLRAQQAGAANFLMWRGDHWYCDNTDGAGLVRDIETNQGVALRGKRVLLLGAGGAVRGVIGPLLLREPEALVVVNRTHATAVELVGHYAAQYPVTALTAEQLVATGQRFDVVINATSASLSGALPLPQDAAIFASDALAYDMMYGKAPTVFLRWAGQRGAARTCDGLGMLVEQAAESYVQWRGVLPPAAPVMAQLRAELLPS, encoded by the coding sequence ATGACCACTACGTTGCCCGCCAGCGGCCGTTATGCGGTGTTTGGCAATCCGATTGCCCACAGCAAGAGTCCACGCATCCACGCCATGTTTGCGGCCAGTGTCGGGCAACAAATCGATTACGTGGCGCGGCTGTGTCCACTGGGAGAATTTGCTGCCGACCTGGAACGCTTTCGCAATGAAGGTGGCGTTGGCGCCAATGTCACGGTGCCGTTCAAGCTTGATGCCTTCGCGGTGGCGCGCGAGGCATCGTTGCGCGCGCAGCAGGCAGGTGCCGCCAACTTCCTGATGTGGCGCGGCGATCACTGGTATTGCGACAACACTGATGGCGCAGGCTTGGTGCGCGACATCGAGACCAATCAGGGGGTGGCGTTGCGGGGCAAGCGCGTGTTGCTGCTCGGCGCCGGCGGCGCCGTACGTGGCGTGATCGGGCCGCTGTTGCTGCGCGAGCCCGAGGCGCTGGTGGTGGTGAACCGCACCCACGCTACCGCAGTGGAGCTGGTGGGGCACTATGCAGCGCAGTACCCCGTGACAGCATTGACCGCCGAACAGCTGGTTGCGACTGGACAGCGCTTCGATGTGGTGATTAACGCCACCTCGGCAAGCCTTAGCGGTGCGTTGCCCTTGCCGCAAGACGCTGCCATCTTTGCATCCGATGCGCTGGCCTATGACATGATGTACGGCAAGGCGCCGACCGTGTTTTTGCGGTGGGCCGGGCAGCGCGGCGCGGCGCGTACCTGCGACGGGCTGGGCATGCTGGTTGAACAGGCCGCAGAAAGCTACGTCCAGTGGCGCGGCGTGTTACCGCCTGCGGCGCCCGTCATGGCGCAATTGCGCGCCGAGCTTTTGCCCTCGTAG
- a CDS encoding TonB family protein, whose amino-acid sequence MKRAAKVINAPVPVSVAPGMSPLLRWTLAASLGVHLIVLSMHFELPKLFKAPAISPPLEVSLVNAKTTSKPSQSDFLAQANLDGGGNTDARRRLSSPLPRAAMDAQQTQLAAAREQVEALERQTRELLQQLKSRSQTNTDREAKESNKVDAANAYRELSAKALELQRLEAQIAREFDSYQQRPKKKHIGARATEYRFARYVEDWRQKVERVGNANYPEVARTQKLYGSLVLTVGIKADGRIETIEIDRGSGKKILDAAALKIVELAAPYAPFPPDIRSDTDILYITRTWSFTRAGELESSAGSLPKAP is encoded by the coding sequence GTGAAGCGCGCTGCCAAGGTCATCAACGCGCCGGTGCCGGTTTCGGTGGCGCCGGGAATGAGTCCGTTGCTGCGCTGGACGCTGGCGGCATCGCTCGGCGTGCATCTGATTGTGCTGTCGATGCATTTTGAATTGCCGAAGCTGTTCAAGGCGCCGGCGATATCTCCGCCGCTGGAGGTGTCGCTGGTCAACGCCAAAACCACCTCGAAGCCGTCGCAATCCGATTTTCTGGCGCAAGCCAATCTTGACGGCGGTGGCAATACCGATGCCAGGCGCAGACTGAGTTCACCCCTGCCACGGGCTGCAATGGATGCGCAGCAGACCCAGCTCGCTGCCGCGCGCGAACAGGTGGAGGCGCTTGAACGGCAGACGCGCGAGCTGTTGCAGCAGCTCAAATCCAGAAGCCAGACCAATACCGATCGCGAAGCCAAGGAATCGAACAAGGTCGATGCCGCCAATGCTTACCGTGAGTTGTCTGCCAAGGCGCTCGAATTGCAGCGTCTGGAAGCCCAGATCGCCCGTGAATTCGACAGCTACCAGCAGCGACCCAAGAAAAAGCACATCGGTGCCCGCGCAACCGAGTACCGCTTTGCCCGCTACGTCGAAGACTGGCGGCAGAAGGTGGAGCGCGTCGGCAACGCCAACTACCCCGAGGTGGCACGCACGCAGAAGCTCTACGGTTCGCTGGTATTGACCGTTGGCATCAAGGCGGACGGCCGCATCGAAACCATCGAGATTGATCGTGGCTCAGGAAAGAAGATTCTTGACGCTGCAGCGCTGAAAATCGTCGAACTGGCTGCGCCTTACGCACCGTTCCCGCCAGACATCCGCAGCGACACCGACATTCTCTACATCACCCGAACCTGGAGCTTTACTCGCGCTGGCGAACTGGAAAGCTCGGCAGGCTCGCTCCCGAAGGCCCCATGA